One window of Gloeothece citriformis PCC 7424 genomic DNA carries:
- a CDS encoding non-ribosomal peptide synthetase, protein MVQQPVNHFIGQIPVLTESEKHKLLEEWTKSETDYPRNATIPQLFQLQALKTPNQVALIYQHQEITYHELDKKSSQLANYLQKKGVREETLVALYLERSPDLIITILAILKAGGAYLPLDPAAPLKRLETILQDAKCPILITQKTKLNSLQAIPDRLQTICIDDGLDLSYFPDEITYKTEVTSEHIAYVMYTSGSTGKPKGVCVIHRGIIRLVKNTNYVNLSTDEVILQLASIAFDAATFEIWASLLNGGKLVLMPVQTPSLQEIGAAIKQYGITTLWLTSGLFNLVVEEHIEYLKPLKQLLAGGDILSRFHVKKVLKEIPHCQLINGYGPTENTTFTCCHHITIDDLVKPSIPIGRPIANTQVYVLDNDLQLVPIGVAGELYIGGDGLAKGYLNQPHLTTEKFIKNPFSHDPNSHLYKTGDRVRWCEDGTLEFLGRIDFQVKIRGYRVELGEIETILSHHHQVKSTAVLAIEDSIKNKQLVAYVIPEEKITDRQLRDFLKDKLPDYMIPSEFIFLEEFPLNLNGKVDRQKLINYRLQFKQNYNNNIAPKTPTETHLVNIYEAVLGKPVNINDSFIQLGGNSLQAIKIISRIRDMLKVNLPVEAILKDIPLTELATSLETSHQKENYINWSTLSLTSISKQKDYPLSLYQERMWLIIQKAEKNPVYNLPIIFQLQGSVNTSILEQAINQLIQRHESLRTFFPIIDGFPVQRILSSFSVVLYLEFLSETEAESQINQRIQTEITRPFQLTQTPPIRCLLLQLSKDKFIFIMVIHHLIADGWSLNLILQELSSLYNNLINNHPTGLPPVPLQYKDFSIQHRKWLENPQTYHPLVNYWTEQLKDAPSITSLPTDYPRPPLQTFEGAIEKFNINAEFTQKLKDLSQETQSTLYMILLSAFLILLSRYNEQEDLVIGVPIANRNRTEIESTIGCFSTVIPFRIRFSKNSSFLDFLKSIKEVFLEAYIYQEFPIEQMLKQLVNRRNLSYSPWFQIIFNFLNIPHYDLDLSGIKPTHLLRGKPSTLSDLMVLFWETSTGIKGFFEYNTHLFSKSKIAQLINEFKQLLKDIIDDPNLTIEQITLLTQDEQSLNLKQDNKTQTIFPHQSNVEIEKTYIAPRTVTEKTVTKIWRELLGIDKVGVKDNFFELGGHSLLAMRMLAKISQEFNRDFSLVNFLHHPTIESLIEQIQEPKNLGQESSVVPIQTQGENPPLFFINSISHAQNFGKYLNKNQPFYILNIFGITEFLTPKINLLKLEDVATKFVEDLQTVQPHGPYFLLTYCGDSYLAVEMAQQLQLKGEKVALLGFIDSFWDSQDLGVSLHFSNFRKFGFNYVVEKLRNRFCTFKERLIVRLKQKYSYLYSFNYQPAPRYLEDVKLLQAFEFARIHYVPKPYAGKINLFLSQEYSLLDCSKLKTLAKEGVDIQEIPGYHHTLFEDPYVQILAQKVESIITPLNPCS, encoded by the coding sequence ATGGTACAACAACCAGTCAATCACTTTATTGGCCAAATTCCCGTATTAACAGAATCAGAAAAACATAAATTATTAGAAGAATGGACAAAGAGCGAAACAGATTATCCTAGAAATGCCACTATCCCTCAACTGTTTCAACTTCAAGCACTCAAAACTCCTAACCAAGTTGCTCTCATTTATCAACATCAAGAAATTACCTATCATGAGCTTGATAAAAAGTCAAGTCAATTAGCTAATTATTTACAAAAAAAAGGTGTAAGAGAAGAAACTTTAGTTGCCTTATATTTAGAACGTTCTCCTGATTTAATTATTACTATTTTAGCTATTTTGAAAGCTGGTGGAGCTTACCTACCCTTAGATCCTGCTGCGCCTTTAAAACGCTTAGAAACTATTTTACAAGATGCCAAATGTCCTATTTTAATAACTCAAAAAACCAAGTTAAACTCCCTTCAAGCAATTCCCGATCGCTTGCAGACTATTTGTATAGATGATGGACTTGATTTAAGCTATTTTCCCGATGAGATCACCTATAAAACTGAAGTTACTTCAGAGCATATTGCTTATGTTATGTACACATCAGGATCAACGGGTAAACCGAAGGGAGTTTGTGTTATACATCGTGGGATTATTCGACTGGTAAAAAATACGAATTATGTTAATTTAAGTACAGATGAAGTCATTTTACAACTTGCCTCTATTGCCTTTGATGCAGCAACCTTTGAAATTTGGGCTAGTTTATTAAATGGGGGAAAACTGGTTTTAATGCCAGTTCAAACACCATCCTTACAAGAAATTGGGGCAGCTATTAAACAATATGGGATTACCACCTTATGGTTAACTTCAGGACTTTTTAATTTAGTAGTAGAAGAACATATAGAATATCTAAAACCCTTAAAACAACTTTTAGCAGGAGGTGATATTTTATCTAGATTTCACGTCAAAAAAGTGTTAAAAGAAATACCTCATTGTCAACTCATTAATGGATACGGGCCAACGGAAAATACTACCTTTACCTGTTGCCATCACATTACTATCGATGATCTCGTTAAACCTTCTATTCCTATCGGTCGTCCCATTGCTAATACTCAGGTTTATGTCCTCGATAATGACTTACAATTAGTTCCTATTGGTGTTGCCGGTGAACTTTATATTGGAGGTGATGGGTTAGCCAAAGGGTATCTCAATCAACCCCATTTAACTACAGAAAAATTTATTAAAAATCCTTTTAGTCACGATCCCAACTCTCATCTTTATAAAACTGGCGATCGGGTTCGTTGGTGTGAAGATGGTACTCTTGAATTTTTAGGCCGCATAGACTTTCAAGTCAAAATCCGAGGGTATCGAGTTGAATTAGGAGAAATTGAAACAATCTTAAGCCATCATCATCAAGTTAAATCAACAGCAGTTTTAGCGATTGAAGATAGTATAAAGAATAAACAATTAGTTGCTTATGTCATCCCCGAAGAAAAAATTACAGATAGACAATTAAGAGATTTTTTAAAAGATAAACTCCCCGACTATATGATTCCTTCTGAATTTATTTTTCTTGAAGAATTCCCTCTGAATTTAAATGGCAAAGTAGATCGTCAAAAACTGATTAATTATAGATTACAATTTAAACAAAATTATAACAACAATATTGCTCCTAAAACTCCAACAGAAACCCATTTAGTTAATATTTATGAAGCTGTTTTAGGAAAACCTGTCAATATTAATGATTCATTTATTCAATTGGGGGGTAATTCTCTACAAGCTATTAAAATTATTTCCCGTATCCGAGATATGTTAAAAGTCAATTTACCTGTAGAAGCAATTTTAAAAGATATTCCTCTAACAGAATTGGCAACCAGTCTAGAAACATCACACCAAAAAGAAAATTACATAAATTGGTCAACCTTATCTTTAACCTCTATTTCTAAACAGAAAGATTATCCTTTATCTTTATATCAAGAAAGAATGTGGTTAATTATTCAAAAAGCTGAAAAAAATCCCGTTTATAATCTACCCATTATCTTTCAACTACAAGGATCAGTAAATACTTCTATCCTTGAACAAGCAATTAATCAACTAATCCAGCGTCATGAATCTTTACGAACCTTTTTCCCCATTATAGACGGATTTCCAGTTCAGCGTATTTTATCCTCTTTTTCGGTTGTATTATACCTAGAATTCCTTTCAGAAACCGAAGCAGAAAGCCAAATAAACCAGCGAATCCAAACAGAAATTACTCGACCTTTTCAACTTACGCAAACCCCTCCTATTCGTTGCTTACTGCTACAATTAAGTAAGGATAAGTTTATTTTTATAATGGTCATTCATCATCTGATTGCTGATGGGTGGTCACTCAATCTAATTTTACAAGAATTATCGAGTTTATATAATAACTTAATTAATAATCATCCGACTGGTTTACCCCCTGTTCCGCTTCAATATAAAGACTTTAGTATTCAACATCGAAAATGGTTAGAAAACCCCCAAACTTATCATCCTTTAGTCAATTATTGGACTGAACAATTAAAAGATGCACCATCTATCACATCTCTTCCCACAGACTATCCTCGTCCGCCATTACAAACCTTTGAGGGAGCAATTGAAAAATTTAACATCAATGCAGAATTCACCCAAAAATTAAAAGATTTAAGTCAAGAAACTCAATCGACTTTGTACATGATTCTTTTAAGTGCATTTTTAATATTGTTAAGCCGTTATAATGAGCAAGAAGATCTAGTTATTGGTGTTCCCATTGCTAACCGTAACAGAACCGAAATTGAATCCACTATTGGATGTTTCTCAACGGTTATTCCTTTTCGGATTCGTTTTTCCAAAAATAGCTCTTTCTTAGACTTTTTAAAATCCATAAAAGAAGTTTTTTTAGAAGCTTATATTTATCAAGAATTTCCCATCGAGCAGATGCTAAAGCAGTTAGTAAATAGGAGAAATTTAAGTTATAGTCCTTGGTTTCAAATTATTTTTAATTTTCTTAACATTCCTCATTATGATTTAGATTTATCGGGGATAAAACCCACCCATTTATTAAGAGGAAAACCTTCAACATTATCTGATTTAATGGTATTATTTTGGGAAACATCCACAGGAATAAAAGGGTTTTTTGAATATAATACTCATTTATTTTCTAAATCCAAAATTGCTCAATTAATTAATGAGTTTAAGCAGTTATTAAAAGACATCATTGATGATCCGAACCTAACTATTGAGCAGATTACTTTATTGACACAAGACGAGCAAAGCTTAAACTTAAAACAAGACAATAAAACCCAAACCATTTTTCCTCATCAATCAAATGTAGAAATAGAAAAAACTTACATTGCTCCTCGTACTGTAACAGAAAAAACTGTAACAAAAATTTGGAGAGAACTTTTGGGAATAGACAAGGTAGGAGTTAAAGATAACTTTTTTGAATTGGGAGGTCATTCCCTTTTAGCTATGCGTATGTTAGCTAAAATTTCTCAAGAATTTAACAGAGATTTTTCTTTAGTTAATTTTTTACATCACCCAACTATTGAAAGTCTTATTGAGCAAATACAAGAGCCAAAAAACCTTGGTCAAGAATCTTCTGTCGTTCCCATTCAAACTCAAGGCGAAAATCCTCCTTTATTTTTTATTAATTCAATAAGTCACGCTCAAAATTTTGGTAAATATTTAAACAAAAATCAACCTTTTTATATTCTTAATATTTTTGGGATAACAGAATTTTTAACCCCCAAAATAAATTTATTAAAACTAGAAGATGTGGCGACTAAATTTGTTGAAGATCTGCAAACTGTTCAACCTCATGGGCCTTATTTCTTATTGACTTACTGCGGGGATTCGTATTTAGCGGTTGAAATGGCGCAACAACTGCAATTAAAAGGAGAAAAAGTAGCTTTATTAGGGTTTATTGATAGTTTTTGGGATTCTCAAGACTTAGGAGTATCTTTACATTTCTCTAATTTTCGTAAGTTTGGATTCAATTATGTAGTAGAAAAATTGCGAAACCGTTTTTGTACCTTTAAAGAACGATTAATTGTTCGCTTAAAACAAAAGTATAGTTATTTATACTCTTTTAATTATCAACCTGCACCTCGATACCTAGAAGATGTAAAACTTCTTCAAGCTTTTGAATTCGCGCGAATTCACTATGTTCCTAAGCCTTATGCAGGAAAAATAAACTTGTTTTTATCTCAAGAGTATAGCTTACTTGATTGCTCTAAATTAAAAACTTTAGCCAAAGAAGGAGTAGACATTCAAGAAATACCCGGCTATCATCATACTTTATTTGAAGACCCTTATGTTCAAATTCTAGCTCAAAAGGTAGAGAGCATCATAACCCCATTAAATCCCTGCTCATGA